The Flavobacterium jumunjinense genome includes a region encoding these proteins:
- a CDS encoding RNA ligase family protein, with protein sequence MEFRKYNSIENTYQKQVLEQIIMHGFEKETYIVQEKVHGANFSFYTDGVTIKIAKRTDFVDEEETFFNAHEVAKRYKENVLEAFKTVQSEFQETQFIVIFGELFGGNYNHKDVPVVKNAIKVQKGVDYCPENDFYAFDIKVNGTHYLTVDSANSVFEKTGFFYAKTLFEGTLEEAFRYPNEFNSLIPDWLGLPKMEMNICEGVIIKPNVPKYFGNGSRVILKNKNDKWAEVGRNNKPKKEHKEDYFSGEAQNIWEAIQNYITMNRLYNVLSKEGEFHPKMIGKLVGLFSQDVIADFKKDHPNALEVLEKEEQKRINKRVNNQVIGLIKEEFMTFKV encoded by the coding sequence ATGGAATTTAGAAAATATAATTCAATAGAAAATACGTACCAAAAGCAAGTTTTGGAACAAATTATCATGCATGGTTTTGAAAAAGAAACCTATATCGTACAAGAAAAAGTACACGGTGCTAACTTCTCTTTCTATACAGATGGAGTAACGATTAAAATTGCAAAACGTACTGATTTCGTGGATGAAGAGGAAACTTTTTTTAATGCTCACGAAGTAGCAAAACGATACAAAGAGAACGTATTGGAAGCTTTTAAAACGGTACAATCGGAATTTCAAGAAACCCAATTCATTGTGATTTTTGGAGAATTGTTTGGAGGGAATTACAATCACAAAGATGTACCTGTAGTAAAAAATGCTATTAAAGTGCAAAAAGGAGTAGACTATTGTCCGGAGAACGATTTCTATGCTTTTGATATTAAAGTAAATGGTACGCATTATTTAACGGTTGATTCGGCAAATAGTGTGTTTGAAAAAACAGGTTTCTTTTATGCAAAGACCTTGTTTGAAGGGACTTTAGAAGAAGCGTTTCGTTATCCAAATGAGTTTAATTCCTTGATTCCAGATTGGTTGGGTTTGCCAAAAATGGAAATGAATATTTGTGAAGGGGTAATTATTAAACCTAATGTGCCTAAGTATTTTGGAAACGGATCACGTGTGATTTTGAAGAATAAAAACGATAAATGGGCAGAAGTAGGTAGGAACAACAAGCCTAAAAAAGAACATAAAGAAGATTATTTTTCGGGAGAAGCACAAAACATTTGGGAGGCTATTCAAAACTATATTACAATGAATAGATTGTATAATGTGTTGAGTAAAGAGGGGGAGTTTCACCCAAAGATGATAGGGAAGTTAGTCGGATTGTTTTCACAAGATGTGATTGCCGATTTTAAGAAAGACCACCCAAATGCTTTGGAGGTTTTGGAAAAAGAAGAGCAAAAAAGAATTAATAAAAGAGTCAATAACCAAGTGATAGGCTTAATTAAAGAAGAGTTTATGACGTTTAAAGTGTGA